Part of the Catalinimonas alkaloidigena genome is shown below.
TGTTTTTACTGTGGACAGTGCGGAAGAGCATGTTCTGCCAAGGCTGACTTCTCTTCCGGTACTTCATTGGTTTTTCCTGCGCAAAAGACTGGCAAGGTAGACCTCTTCGTGAATTCAGTGGTAAGAGAAGTAACTACCAATAATGAAGGCATTGCCACCGGCGTTTCTTATGTCAACAAAGAAGACCGGCAGGAGTATCAACTCAAAGGCCGTACAGTAGTGCTGGCAGCCTCTGCCTGTAGTTCAGCACGTATCCTCATGAATTCCAAGAGTGCTCAGCACCCCAATGGTCTGGGCAATGGATCAGATATAGTAGGCAAATATCTGCATGACTCTACAGGGAGTAGCAGAAGTGCCTTCGTTCCTGAGCTGATGAACCGTAAAATCTACAACGAAGATGGCGTAAGTGGCATGCACGTGTACAGTCCCTGGTGGCTGGACAATAAGAAGCTGGATTTTGCCAGAGGCTATCACATAGAAGTTGGAGGTGGCATGGGGATGCCTTCTTACGGATTTGGCAATGGGATCACGGAGATGAACAAGTTTATCGGTGAGCAGACAGGAGGCTATGGCAACAAGCTGCGCGACGATGTCAAGCGGTTTTATGGCGCTTTTATTGGCGTAGCGGGTCGTGGAGAGTGTATCGCCCGGAAAGATAACTACTGTGAAATTGATCCTGATGTGGTGGATGAATGGGGAATTCCGGTATTGCGCTTCAATTATACCTGGTCTGACCATGAGCGCCTTCAGGCTAAGCATATGCACCAGACCTTTGAAGAAATCTTCCATGCCATGGGCGCTACTGTGCTAGGCAATACTCCGGGCAAAGATCAGGATTATGGACTGGCTGCCCCCGGCAGAATCATCCACGAAGTAGGTACCACCCGTATGGGTAGTGACCCTAAAACTTCAGTAGTCAACAAACACCAGCAGTTACATGAAGCTAAAAACGTCTTTGTAGTAGATGGCGGACCATTTGTTTCACAGGCTGATAAAAACCCTACCTGGACGATACTGGCTCTATCCTGGAAAACCTCTGATTATATCATTGACCAATTCAAAAAACAAAATATCTAATCCTATTACATCATGGACAGAAGAGAATCATTAAAATCAATGTTGTTAGGTTCTGTGGCGGGAGGATTAATCATCAATGGTTGTGCCCCTCAAGAAGCTGAAGCTCCCCAGGCCCCTGTGGCAGACAATAATGCTTACGGACGTACCGATGAAGAAAAAGCCCGGGATCAAAAACTTTTTGAATCGGAGTTTTTTACTGAGCTGGAATTAAATACAATCGCCACCCTCTGCGACCTGATCTTACCGGCAAGTGAAAGTGCCGGTTCGGCTACTGATGCTGGCGTGCACGAATTTATCGCCTT
Proteins encoded:
- a CDS encoding GMC oxidoreductase, yielding MQIKKSSKVYDAIIVGSGAGGGMAAKILAESGLNIAIVEAGPFFDPTDPAQMTQLKWPWESPRRGAGTTRAFGDFDAAYGGWEIEGEPYTRTNGTEFDWFRAHMLGGRTNHWGRISLRFGPDDFRRNDLDGLSDNWPISYDDVSPYYDKVDKLIGVFGSKENMRNEPDGYFLPAPKPRLHELYYIKGARKAGVTVIPARKSMLTKRINNDRGVCFYCGQCGRACSAKADFSSGTSLVFPAQKTGKVDLFVNSVVREVTTNNEGIATGVSYVNKEDRQEYQLKGRTVVLAASACSSARILMNSKSAQHPNGLGNGSDIVGKYLHDSTGSSRSAFVPELMNRKIYNEDGVSGMHVYSPWWLDNKKLDFARGYHIEVGGGMGMPSYGFGNGITEMNKFIGEQTGGYGNKLRDDVKRFYGAFIGVAGRGECIARKDNYCEIDPDVVDEWGIPVLRFNYTWSDHERLQAKHMHQTFEEIFHAMGATVLGNTPGKDQDYGLAAPGRIIHEVGTTRMGSDPKTSVVNKHQQLHEAKNVFVVDGGPFVSQADKNPTWTILALSWKTSDYIIDQFKKQNI